DNA from Triticum urartu cultivar G1812 unplaced genomic scaffold, Tu2.1 TuUngrouped_contig_2392, whole genome shotgun sequence:
AGCAATGGGGGCATCCTGCCTTGTTTTGTATTCTTTGTCTGTCTTAACTGAAGGAACATCCTGTACTATTTCTTGGATGCTTTCTTTTTTCCTGTATGTTCTGTTACTATTTCAAAAGGCACAAAAATTCTTCTAATTTGTCATTCTTTGCCGTTTGTTGTCAATATGTGGCCGTCAAACTAATTACTTTTTCTTTGATGTTTTTTTTTCTGTCTGTTCCGTTATCATTGATAGTAGTGGAACCCGATCCTTTTCCAGGATCGTATGAAAAGAAAACATGTGGCTGTCAAACGGATTACTTTTTATTGGCTCAACTCAAACTAGCTATGAACATGCATCTCTCTTTATCTCTCAGTAGTTGTATATGTGCATGTAACTGAGGGAATACTACGGAATATAACAGGTAATGTGTCTGCAGGTTGACGCACCCTTCACACAAACCTCTCCACGCCCTACCCGGCCGCTAAGAGAATGAGTTTTCAGTCCTGGAACCATCCTGCGGCGGTGCAGCATATTGTGCGCAATGAACAAGCCATAGTCGACAACCTTACTGAAGATAACGCGACAAGGGTGTTGGCTAGCAGAAGGACAGCAGAGGGCGAACAGTTGTACTTAGTCTATGATCAGGGTAGTGCTGGGACTAGTCCCCCAAATAAGCTGCTCGTCAAGAAGTTCCACAATGCGAACCCAGCGCTACAAGTAGACGGCAATGTCATGTACCGCTGCAACTCGGAGATGTTCCTGTTAGCCAACATTTCTCACAAAAACATCATCAAAGTTGTAGACCATATCCAGAGGGAAGACGCAATCATGCTCATTTATGAGTATCCGGTTCATGGAAGCCTTCGATCCTGGCTGCACCAACCCATGGATGCCGGTCGGCACCTGAGCTGGCCGGACAGGAGGGGCATCGCCATTGGTGTGGCCAGAGGGCTCCGCCAGTTACACCACAGATGCAACAAACTGTTTGTCCACCACAACATCAACTCTGAAAACATCTTGCTTGATCAGAATTTCAAGGCCGTGATAGCCAGCTTTGGCGCTGCACAGGTTAACATGGCGGGGCTCGGCCAACCCTTGCCAATCACGGACCTGCGTCCTGGTAACTTTGGGTACGCAGCTCCAGGTAATGGAATTCTGTCTTAACTTTTGTTAGTTACAGTGAATTATTATGTCTTAACTAGCTTGGTCTTTTAACTAATACTACAAATGATTAACTGCAGAATATGGGTTGGGGAAAAACCAGCTGACGGAGAAGGTAGACATTTACAGCTTTGGAGTGCTGATGCTGGAGCTTGTCACGGGGCGGATGACCAATGAAGCTACAACAGATGGTCATTTGGCGAATTGGGCACAGAACAACTTCCGTACACTGATGGCGAACCAACAGGAAGCATTCCAGAATGTTGTGGACAGGAGCATACCAGATCAAGCACGGTACAGGGAGGAGATGGCAACTGTGTTCATGCTGGGCGTGGATTGCACTACTGTGGATCCGAAGGAAAGGCCATCCATGCGGATGGCTCTCAAACGACTCCGCCGCTGCCGTTGGCGTGCCCCATTCCGTGGCCTCCTCACCGGCTTTCTGATGTGACGCTcgttgtttttttttttttgaaagaacATTCACGCATGCATGTATGGACCATATGATGACTCGTTTGAACTAATTTGAATAACGTGGACTGTTCTACCCTTTTCTCATAACATTCTATTGCCCTATTGTGTTCAGTTCACCTATGCAAAATTCCGCTGCTTAGTCTCCTTCTCTTTGTGCAAACTCTTCTTGCTGCTAGTTCTGAGGACTTGAACAAGTAGTATCTGAACATAACATTATCCCCGGGATTATTATTATTTACATTCTGCAGGATCCCGCAAAAACGAGACTTCCTTTGTTTCTCCTTCATTCAGGCTCCTAAGTTGTGCATATTTTTTAGTTACTTATTTAAGAAGAGCGGCTTAGTATATTGCCAACGGAACCTGAAGAATTCTTCAGGACTACATCCCAAGCTCTTTTGCCATATACTTTTCTTGATATATTCTGCCTGTGTAAATGTGTAGATTCACAACGCTTCTCGgtatggatggatggatggctTCATTAGTGTTCTCTGATGGGCAGCACATTGATCAGGTAACCTCACTACACTACTCGATATGGTCGTAGAATGCTTTTATGATTAACTAAGTAGTATAGTTAAGCATCATCTAGGTGACTAGGAGTGAATTTGCAAATAGCTCATATATAGGTAAACAATCTCCAACATAGTTATTAGTGGGTTTAATTTCTCTATACATAATATTTATTTTTCTTTCCGTGTATAGATTTCTCATGTACTTTGTGTGTTATGCTTTCATTTTAATATTTTTTTTCCGAAGTGAAGTCTCTGTCAGTCCATGTTTATCTTCTGGCCTTCAATCACTGGTAGAAAacagggcctttagtcccggttcgtaagggcctttagtcccggttctggagccgggactaaagtgtcggtactaatgccctgaccctttagtcccggtaccaatggttgtgggccaggagcgaggcccattggtcccggttcatcccaccaaccgggaccaaaaggtctaaatgaaccgggactaatgccttagccgcacgaaccgggaccaatgctcacattagtcccggttctagactgaaccgggactaatgggctgagccggcctggaccatagcccttcAGTTACTAGCTTGGTTTTTTTTTCAGCCAATCGGCTACCTAATTCAATGATTAGTATCAAACGCTGGACCAGTTTTAATAACGTTATAGAAAAATATGCCTCATGTGCTCTGATTCTAAGATTTTAGATCGCCATTATCATTCT
Protein-coding regions in this window:
- the LOC125526949 gene encoding receptor-like protein kinase 7, producing MSFQSWNHPAAVQHIVRNEQAIVDNLTEDNATRVLASRRTAEGEQLYLVYDQGSAGTSPPNKLLVKKFHNANPALQVDGNVMYRCNSEMFLLANISHKNIIKVVDHIQREDAIMLIYEYPVHGSLRSWLHQPMDAGRHLSWPDRRGIAIGVARGLRQLHHRCNKLFVHHNINSENILLDQNFKAVIASFGAAQVNMAGLGQPLPITDLRPGNFGYAAPEYGLGKNQLTEKVDIYSFGVLMLELVTGRMTNEATTDGHLANWAQNNFRTLMANQQEAFQNVVDRSIPDQARYREEMATVFMLGVDCTTVDPKERPSMRMALKRLRRCRWRAPFRGLLTGFLM